In the genome of Limnochordia bacterium, the window GCTGCACCGTAAAGAACAGTTCCATAGTGACTTGTGTCCACATAACTGCCCAAACGGTCCCGCATTTGAACCATCCATTCATCATAGACCCCGCGCATGGGCACAAGATAGTTCCACTGTTGAGTAAAGAATCCCACTGCATTCTCAGGTTTGAACAACCACTCAAGAAATCGCCATGCCGCTTCTTTCTCCTTGGAGCATCTGAGAATCGCGGCACCATCCGTATGAACAATGGTAATCTGTTCATTTCCTTTCGGTAAGGGGGCATAGGACAACTGAAAGCCAGACGCTTTATATGTGTTCACCGTCCAACTCATGCCGTATTCCATAGCAGCAGTTCCTGCACTGACACTGCCTCCGGTATACGGGGCCCGCGCTATTGCAGCAAAGTATTCTACGGCCTCGACGGTTTCCGGTGCCGTTATTGTAAAATTTAGATCCTCATCAACCCAATCCGCTCCGAAGTACAATGGCCACAACTCTGCCACACCAACTCCGCCTAGCCCGTACTGGGTTGTTGATTCTAGTGTAGATTTGGTCAATTTCGGCGAGATCGCCTTGACATACTCCCAATTCCACCCCGGATCGGCATCCCATTCGGTCGGAAGCGCAGGTATACCTGCTTCTGCTAGCAGATTCGCGTGTAGACTAGTCCTGTAACTAGCCCCATAGATACACTACCTTTTTGAAACGACGCATTACTCTAAACGACATGACTTATGAGACGATCGGAGAGCCGAACATCTCGATAGGTCTGTCAAGTTATGCTCTGCCATCCACGTTTGTTCTTCATATATGCCTATGTCATTCTCACACCAGAGGAATAAAACACTGTACCTAAGTGGAGATCAGAACATAGTTTTGCAATCCCTCCGATAAGCCACACACAAAA includes:
- a CDS encoding extracellular solute-binding protein; the encoded protein is MPALPTEWDADPGWNWEYVKAISPKLTKSTLESTTQYGLGGVGVAELWPLYFGADWVDEDLNFTITAPETVEAVEYFAAIARAPYTGGSVSAGTAAMEYGMSWTVNTYKASGFQLSYAPLPKGNEQITIVHTDGAAILRCSKEKEAAWRFLEWLFKPENAVGFFTQQWNYLVPMRGVYDEWMVQMRDRLGSYVDTSHYGTVLYGAAPYGVRSPLFTNSKFAPLWQNLLSWGSDNIMFGSGLSAAINQETSILNHLISAEEQVSALLRQAQE